A section of the Corynebacterium auris genome encodes:
- a CDS encoding murein biosynthesis integral membrane protein MurJ has product MTPQEPHEPRAGLRSRIVTPAPPAPVPAPREKKPTPEEAAGEDRSALTVSPSGETLVTPPDADTAAGQETTNADVVRSTGSMAVATLISRITGFIRTVLIGAALGGPVASAFNTANNLPNLITEIVLGSVLTALVVPVLVRAEKEDADHGVAFIRRLFTLTLTLMTVATLIAVAAAPVLTRIMLDDDGRVNVVQATSFAYLLLPQIFFYGMFSLFMAILNTKSHFRPGAWAPVANNVVSIAVLLLYMLVPGQLNPAAPAAVNNPHVLLLGLGTTLGVVVQCLIMLPALRRLGVDLRPLWGIDDRLKAFGTMALAIITYVAISQLGYVVTTRIASVADGNAPFIYQQHWMLLQVPYGVIGVTLLTAIMPRLSRNAADGDHQAVVRDLTLGTQLTFIALIPMIVFMTALGPDIGHALFAYGNFDADQARTLGLTVSFSAFTLIPYALVMLHLRVFYAREEAWTPTFIIAGITATKVVLSYLAPFVAQSPQNVVVLLGTANGFGFIAGAVIGAFLLKRKLGTLEAPAVLRTTGWAAGSSAVGIAATFVLRFLVRDVAGLDLAVGFGNLIGAPSIGFLVEIAVLGLTFLIITGLVLSRSRLPEVQNLGRALARIPGLSRLIRYDEDKAIEVGEVDPRDLSNQFLAGDTFNASPVPPPMSAGVVRGPRLVPGASVSDGRFRLIRDHGATTGARFWQAREVATDRMVALTFVDTTGTAPLAPATPRQAAIDAAGVARRTRKLAELEHPALAENIQILSYRSGALVVADWIPGATLKDVAESGQTLHPEAVAHALAPLADAIGAAHEDKVPFGLDNRNRLRVSTDGVVRLAFPAVLPDASAEEDAGALASALALLTSDVSSTELDEVSAATRELAEAPSAAPEDFRSIAATLEAIGSGTAGEAEEDGERPAPEPGVHDLSEAVEAEQGEPEPDPEALSGGFGREAYRPASLLLILALVIGAVVVVAALTAYLIGVIGGSNPGSPVSTESVEQAEDQVEDQVEDAAAGGPAVIVAPLAATVWNDPSGEEVDEVVDGDRATTWTTDTGTGLELRYEGPFTLEQVIVDTVAGGDYFALFALPEGAADQSDFDGLPELGRSALRGGQQGVDIEEGARLDGVVLWLPQNVTVREVTLIGHTFPE; this is encoded by the coding sequence GTGACCCCCCAGGAACCGCACGAGCCCCGGGCCGGCCTCCGGAGCCGCATCGTCACCCCCGCGCCTCCGGCACCCGTGCCCGCCCCGCGCGAGAAGAAGCCGACCCCGGAGGAGGCCGCGGGGGAGGACCGCTCCGCGCTGACCGTCAGCCCCTCCGGCGAAACGCTCGTGACCCCTCCCGACGCCGACACGGCGGCGGGGCAGGAGACGACTAACGCCGATGTGGTGCGCTCCACCGGCTCGATGGCCGTGGCGACGCTCATCTCGCGTATCACCGGCTTCATCCGCACCGTCCTCATCGGCGCTGCCCTCGGCGGGCCGGTGGCCTCGGCGTTCAACACCGCGAACAACCTTCCCAACCTCATCACCGAGATCGTGCTGGGCTCCGTGCTCACCGCCCTCGTGGTGCCGGTGCTGGTGCGCGCGGAGAAGGAGGACGCCGACCACGGCGTCGCCTTCATCCGCCGCCTCTTCACGCTGACGCTGACGCTGATGACGGTGGCCACGCTCATCGCCGTCGCCGCCGCGCCCGTGCTCACGCGCATCATGCTTGACGACGACGGCCGCGTCAACGTCGTCCAGGCCACCTCGTTTGCCTACCTGCTGCTGCCGCAGATCTTCTTCTACGGCATGTTCTCGCTGTTCATGGCCATCCTGAACACGAAGTCCCACTTCCGCCCCGGCGCGTGGGCGCCGGTGGCCAACAACGTCGTCTCCATCGCGGTGCTCCTGCTGTACATGCTCGTGCCCGGCCAGCTCAACCCGGCGGCGCCCGCGGCGGTGAACAACCCGCACGTGCTGCTCCTCGGCCTGGGCACCACGCTCGGCGTCGTGGTGCAGTGCCTGATCATGCTGCCCGCCCTGCGCCGCCTCGGCGTGGACCTGCGCCCGCTGTGGGGGATCGATGACCGCCTCAAGGCCTTCGGCACGATGGCCCTGGCGATCATCACCTACGTGGCCATCAGCCAGCTCGGCTACGTGGTGACCACCCGCATCGCCTCCGTCGCCGACGGCAACGCCCCCTTCATCTACCAGCAGCACTGGATGCTCTTGCAGGTGCCCTACGGCGTCATCGGGGTCACACTGCTCACGGCGATCATGCCGCGCCTGTCGCGCAACGCCGCCGACGGCGACCACCAGGCCGTGGTGCGCGACCTGACCCTGGGCACGCAGCTGACGTTCATCGCGCTCATCCCAATGATCGTGTTCATGACGGCGCTCGGCCCCGACATCGGCCACGCCCTGTTCGCCTACGGCAACTTCGACGCGGATCAGGCCCGCACCCTCGGCCTGACGGTGAGCTTCTCCGCGTTCACTCTCATCCCCTACGCGCTGGTCATGCTCCACCTGCGCGTGTTCTACGCCCGCGAAGAGGCCTGGACCCCCACGTTCATCATCGCCGGCATCACCGCCACCAAGGTCGTCCTGAGCTACCTGGCCCCCTTCGTGGCGCAGTCGCCGCAGAACGTGGTGGTGCTGCTCGGTACGGCCAATGGCTTCGGCTTCATCGCCGGCGCCGTCATCGGCGCCTTCCTGCTCAAGCGCAAGCTGGGCACCCTGGAGGCGCCGGCGGTGCTGCGCACGACGGGGTGGGCGGCAGGCTCCTCCGCCGTCGGCATCGCCGCGACGTTCGTGCTGCGCTTCCTCGTGCGCGACGTCGCCGGGCTCGACCTCGCCGTCGGCTTCGGCAACCTCATCGGCGCTCCCTCCATCGGCTTCCTCGTCGAAATCGCCGTGCTGGGCCTGACCTTCCTCATCATCACGGGCCTGGTGCTGTCGCGCTCGCGCCTGCCCGAGGTGCAAAACCTCGGCCGCGCCCTGGCCCGCATCCCGGGCCTGAGCCGACTCATCCGCTACGACGAGGACAAGGCCATCGAGGTCGGCGAGGTCGACCCGCGCGACCTGTCCAACCAGTTCCTCGCCGGCGATACCTTCAACGCCTCCCCGGTGCCGCCGCCGATGTCCGCCGGCGTAGTCCGCGGACCCCGCCTGGTGCCCGGCGCCTCCGTCTCCGACGGGCGCTTCCGCCTCATCCGCGACCACGGCGCCACGACGGGGGCGCGCTTCTGGCAGGCCCGCGAGGTGGCCACCGACCGCATGGTCGCGCTGACCTTCGTGGACACCACGGGCACCGCCCCGCTCGCCCCGGCCACGCCCCGCCAGGCGGCGATCGACGCCGCCGGCGTGGCCCGCCGCACCCGCAAGCTCGCGGAGCTTGAGCACCCGGCGCTCGCCGAGAACATCCAGATCCTGTCCTACCGTTCGGGCGCGCTCGTCGTCGCCGACTGGATCCCCGGGGCGACGTTGAAGGACGTCGCGGAATCCGGCCAGACCCTCCACCCCGAGGCCGTCGCGCACGCCCTCGCCCCGCTTGCCGACGCCATCGGGGCCGCCCACGAGGACAAGGTGCCCTTCGGCCTGGACAACCGCAACCGCCTTCGCGTGTCCACCGACGGCGTCGTGCGCCTCGCCTTCCCCGCCGTGTTGCCCGACGCCTCCGCCGAGGAGGACGCCGGCGCTCTCGCCTCCGCGCTGGCCCTGCTCACCAGCGACGTCAGCTCCACCGAGCTTGACGAGGTCAGCGCCGCAACGCGCGAACTCGCCGAAGCCCCCTCCGCCGCCCCGGAAGACTTCCGCTCGATCGCCGCGACCCTGGAGGCGATCGGCTCCGGTACGGCGGGCGAGGCCGAGGAGGACGGGGAGCGGCCCGCCCCGGAGCCCGGCGTGCACGATCTGAGCGAGGCCGTCGAGGCGGAGCAGGGCGAGCCGGAGCCCGACCCGGAGGCTCTCTCCGGGGGCTTCGGGCGCGAGGCCTACCGGCCCGCTTCGCTGCTGCTCATCCTCGCGCTCGTCATCGGCGCCGTCGTCGTCGTCGCGGCGCTGACGGCCTACCTCATCGGGGTGATCGGCGGTTCCAACCCCGGCTCGCCGGTGAGCACCGAGTCGGTCGAACAGGCAGAAGACCAGGTCGAGGACCAGGTAGAAGACGCCGCCGCCGGCGGCCCCGCGGTCATCGTCGCCCCGCTCGCCGCGACTGTGTGGAACGACCCCTCGGGGGAGGAGGTCGACGAGGTCGTCGACGGCGACCGTGCCACGACGTGGACCACCGACACGGGCACGGGGCTGGAGCTGCGCTACGAGGGGCCCTTCACGCTCGAGCAGGTGATCGTGGACACCGTCGCCGGCGGCGACTACTTCGCCCTGTTCGCCCTGCCGGAGGGCGCCGCGGACCAGAGCGATTTCGACGGGCTTCCTGAGCTGGGCCGAAGCGCGCTGCGCGGCGGGCAGCAGGGCGTGGACATAGAGGAAGGTGCCCGCCTCGACGGGGTCGTGCTGTGGCTGCCCCAGAACGTCACGGTGCGCGAGGTGACCCTCATCGGGCACACGTTCCCCGAATAA
- a CDS encoding sigma-70 family RNA polymerase sigma factor, with the protein MSAKIAGPVPAHQSDQQLVEAYMGGDPRAFAAIVQRHKARLTYIARRYSRNDNDVEDILQEALFKASRSMHTYRAESTLSTWLHRLVMNTGFDHVRATGKRSRDISLDDEGEFNAEANPALAHDPMRHLDRTILVRQALAALPATQREALLLIDVMGLSIDTAAARMGVQPGTVKSRRARARAALAQAAELAGEELALPRDPK; encoded by the coding sequence ATGTCGGCAAAGATCGCGGGGCCCGTTCCCGCACACCAGTCTGACCAGCAGCTGGTGGAGGCGTACATGGGCGGCGATCCGCGCGCCTTCGCCGCCATCGTCCAGCGGCACAAGGCGCGCTTGACATACATCGCGCGGCGTTACTCGCGCAACGACAACGACGTCGAGGATATCCTCCAGGAGGCGTTGTTCAAGGCGTCGCGAAGCATGCATACCTACCGGGCCGAGTCCACGCTGTCGACGTGGCTGCACCGCCTGGTGATGAACACCGGCTTCGACCACGTCCGCGCCACGGGCAAGCGCAGCCGCGACATCAGCCTGGACGACGAGGGGGAGTTCAACGCCGAGGCAAACCCCGCCCTCGCGCACGACCCAATGAGGCACCTCGACCGCACCATCCTGGTGCGCCAGGCGCTTGCCGCCCTTCCCGCGACGCAGCGCGAGGCCCTCCTGCTTATCGACGTCATGGGCTTGAGCATCGACACCGCCGCCGCCAGGATGGGGGTGCAGCCGGGGACGGTGAAGTCGCGCCGCGCCCGGGCGCGCGCGGCGCTGGCGCAGGCCGCTGAGCTCGCGGGGGAAGAACTCGCCCTGCCGCGGGACCCGAAGTAG
- the trxB gene encoding thioredoxin-disulfide reductase — MRDLIIVGSGPSGYTAALYAARAELNPLVFEGYEFGGELMNTTEVENYPGFENGIMGPDLMAQMRAQAERFGAELRPELVDGVDFSGELKKVTVAGTEYSARAVILATGAAPRHLGIPGETELTGRGVSTCATCDGFFFKDHHIAVVGGGDSAMEEAIFLTKFGSKVTLIHRSEKFRASKVMLERARANEKIEFLTHTIVEEVLEEGGKVTGLKVRNVRENTESVLDATAMFVAIGHDPRSGFLGGQVATDPQGYVVVEEPSTRTTIPGVFACGDLVDTTYRQAITAAGSGCRAAIDASHYLEALGA, encoded by the coding sequence GTGCGCGACCTCATCATCGTCGGCTCCGGCCCCTCCGGTTACACCGCGGCGCTCTACGCCGCTCGCGCGGAGCTCAACCCGCTGGTTTTCGAGGGCTACGAGTTCGGCGGCGAGCTGATGAACACCACGGAGGTGGAAAACTACCCCGGCTTCGAAAACGGCATCATGGGCCCGGACCTGATGGCGCAGATGCGCGCCCAGGCGGAGAGGTTCGGCGCCGAGCTGCGCCCCGAGCTGGTCGACGGCGTCGACTTCAGCGGCGAGCTGAAGAAGGTCACCGTGGCGGGCACGGAGTACTCCGCGCGGGCCGTCATCCTCGCTACCGGCGCCGCCCCCCGCCACCTCGGCATCCCCGGGGAAACCGAGCTGACCGGCCGCGGCGTGTCCACGTGCGCAACCTGCGACGGATTCTTCTTCAAGGACCATCACATCGCCGTGGTCGGCGGCGGGGACTCCGCGATGGAGGAGGCGATCTTCTTGACCAAGTTCGGCTCCAAGGTCACCCTCATCCACCGCTCGGAGAAGTTCCGCGCCTCGAAGGTGATGCTCGAGCGCGCCCGCGCGAACGAGAAGATCGAGTTCCTCACCCACACCATCGTCGAGGAGGTGCTGGAGGAAGGCGGCAAGGTCACCGGCCTGAAGGTGCGCAACGTGCGCGAGAACACGGAGTCCGTGCTCGACGCCACCGCCATGTTCGTCGCGATCGGCCATGACCCGCGCTCGGGCTTCCTCGGCGGGCAGGTGGCCACCGACCCGCAGGGTTACGTCGTGGTCGAGGAGCCGTCCACCCGCACCACCATCCCGGGCGTTTTCGCCTGTGGCGACCTCGTGGACACCACCTACCGCCAGGCGATCACGGCCGCCGGTTCGGGGTGCCGCGCCGCGATCGACGCCTCCCACTACCTCGAAGCGCTCGGCGCGTAG
- the trxA gene encoding thioredoxin has protein sequence MSTPVNVTQATFKAEVVESDTPVIVDFWAQWCGPCKKLSPILDEVAEELDGAVKVAKVDVDAERGLSAMFQVMSIPTVLIFHKGKMVDQFAGVQPKEQILARVENLL, from the coding sequence ATGAGCACCCCCGTCAACGTCACCCAGGCCACGTTCAAAGCCGAGGTCGTCGAGTCCGACACCCCGGTCATCGTCGACTTCTGGGCGCAGTGGTGCGGCCCCTGCAAGAAGCTGTCCCCGATCCTCGACGAGGTCGCCGAGGAGCTCGACGGCGCGGTCAAGGTTGCCAAGGTCGACGTCGACGCCGAGCGCGGGCTGAGCGCAATGTTCCAGGTCATGTCCATCCCGACCGTGCTCATCTTCCACAAGGGGAAGATGGTGGACCAGTTCGCCGGCGTGCAGCCGAAGGAGCAGATCCTCGCGCGGGTGGAGAACCTGCTCTGA
- a CDS encoding N-acetylmuramoyl-L-alanine amidase, whose product MTEILRVGDKSARVAEVRSTLARLGMMDHFEGQVGDWNERQFSPQDALFDDTLAEALKAFQQSRGIVPTGQIDTVTLRELREASYTLGARVLSYQPNQVLVGDDVRQLQDQLQELGFYAHRVDGHFGPSTHEAVATYQLNYGLSGDGVCGPDTLHALSLLGRRITGGSAQAIRERENVREAGPRLAGKRVVIDPGLGKSSPGATVAGPYGDITEEEILWDLAQRVEGRMIAAGVEAILSRPRGDNPSAKARADLANGVNADVVISLSLDRYPNSKANGVATFYFGSEAGASSMTGETLSGFIQREIVARTDLQNCYNHGRTWEILRMTKMPTVEVVLGYLTNPGDVAILTNPRQRDAIAEAIVVAIKRLYLLEEDDMPTGTYTFKELLQEEKQASS is encoded by the coding sequence GTGACAGAGATCCTCCGCGTCGGTGACAAGAGCGCTCGCGTTGCCGAGGTCCGCTCGACCCTCGCGCGGCTGGGCATGATGGACCACTTCGAAGGCCAGGTCGGCGACTGGAACGAGCGCCAGTTCTCGCCGCAGGACGCGCTTTTCGACGACACACTCGCCGAAGCCCTCAAAGCTTTCCAGCAGTCCCGCGGAATCGTCCCGACCGGGCAGATCGACACCGTCACGCTGCGCGAACTCCGCGAGGCGTCCTACACGCTCGGGGCGCGCGTGCTGTCCTACCAGCCGAACCAGGTGCTCGTGGGCGACGATGTCCGCCAACTGCAGGACCAGCTGCAGGAGCTCGGCTTCTACGCCCACCGCGTCGACGGCCACTTCGGCCCGAGCACCCACGAGGCCGTGGCCACCTATCAGCTGAACTACGGGCTCAGCGGCGATGGCGTCTGCGGGCCCGACACGCTGCACGCCCTGAGCCTGCTGGGGCGCCGCATCACGGGCGGGTCGGCCCAGGCTATCCGCGAGCGCGAAAACGTGCGCGAGGCCGGCCCGCGCCTGGCTGGCAAGCGCGTCGTCATCGACCCGGGCCTGGGCAAAAGCTCCCCGGGCGCCACGGTGGCGGGGCCCTACGGCGACATCACGGAGGAGGAGATCCTCTGGGACCTCGCGCAGCGCGTCGAAGGCCGCATGATCGCGGCGGGGGTCGAGGCCATCTTGTCCCGGCCCCGGGGCGATAACCCGAGCGCGAAGGCTCGAGCCGACTTGGCCAACGGCGTCAACGCGGACGTCGTCATCTCTCTGTCGCTGGACCGGTACCCGAACAGCAAGGCCAACGGCGTAGCCACCTTCTACTTCGGCTCCGAGGCGGGCGCATCCTCCATGACGGGGGAGACGCTCTCCGGGTTCATCCAGCGCGAGATCGTCGCCCGCACCGACCTGCAGAACTGCTACAACCACGGGCGCACGTGGGAGATCCTGCGGATGACCAAGATGCCCACCGTCGAGGTGGTGCTGGGCTACCTGACCAACCCGGGCGACGTGGCCATCCTGACCAACCCGCGCCAGCGCGACGCCATCGCCGAGGCCATTGTCGTGGCCATCAAGCGCCTCTACCTGCTCGAGGAAGACGACATGCCGACCGGCACGTACACGTTCAAGGAGCTTCTGCAGGAGGAGAAGCAAGCCAGCAGCTAG